In a genomic window of Suricata suricatta isolate VVHF042 chromosome 12, meerkat_22Aug2017_6uvM2_HiC, whole genome shotgun sequence:
- the ARRDC2 gene encoding arrestin domain-containing protein 2, producing MEVGPVSRPAPPTRLARRIKAAPAPGAQEYLAWSAKCACALWAGLCSEAVASAPRAAVPPCHGFESRACASRVRIPGAMLFDKVKAFVVQLDGASAGAEPVFSGGQAVAGRVLLELAGPARXXXXKLRARGRAHVHWTESRSAGSSTAYTQSYSERVEVVSHRATLLAPDTGETTTLPPGRHEFPFTFQLPPTLVTSFEGKHGSVRYCIKATLHRPWVPARRARKIFTVIEPVDINTPALLAPQAGALEKVARSWYSSRGLVSLSAKIDRKGYTPGEVILVFAEIDNGSTRPVLPRAAVVQTQTFMARGARKQKRAVVASLSGEPVGPGRRALWQGRALRIPPVGPSILHCRVLHVDYSLKVCVDIPGTSKLLLELPLVIGTIPLHPFGSRSSSVGSHASLLLDWGLGALPERPEAPPEYSEVVADGGVVAMGQSPFPPLQDIDSNFEGPFLAYIQEFRYRPPPLYSEEDPNPPSEAMRPRCMTC from the exons ATGGAGGTGGGGCCGGTGTCTCGCCCCGCCCCTCCGACCCGCCTTGCCCGCCGTATAAAGGCAGCGCCGGCGCCCGGCGCACAGGAATATTTGGCCTGGTCCGCAAAGTGCGCTTGCGCGCTGTGGGCCGGATTGTGTTCTGAGGCTGTAGCCTCCGCACCTCGCGCCGCCGTGCCGCCGTGTCACGGGTTCGAGTCCAGGGCGTGTGCGTCGCGGGTTCGCATCCCGGGCGCGATGCTGTTCGACAAGGTGAAGGCGTTCGTGGTGCAGCTGGATGGCGCGAGCGCGGGCGCCGAGCCGGTTTTCAGCGGCGGCCAGGCCGTCGCCGGCCGAGTGCTGCTGGAGCTGGCGGGCCCGGCGCG NNNNNNNNNNNNGAAGCTGCGCGCGCGGGGCCGCGCCCACGTGCACTGGACCGAGTCGCGCAGCGCCGGCTCGAGCACCGCGTACACGCAGAGCTACAGCGAGCGTGTGGAGGTCGTGAGCCACCGGGCCACGCTGCTCGCGCCAG ACACCGGAGAGACCACGACGCTGCCTCCGGGGCGCCACGAGTTCCCATTCACCTTCCAGCTGCCTCC gACCCTGGTGACGTCATTCGAGGGTAAACATGGCAGTGTCCGATACTGCATCAAGGCTACCCTCCACCGGCCCTGGGTGCCTGCCCGCCGGGCAAGGAAGATATTTACTGTCATTGAGCCCGTGGACATCAACACACCTGCCCTGCTG GCCCCTCAGGCGGGAGCTCTGGAGAAAGTCGCTCGATCCTGGTACAGCAGTCGTGGCCTTGTCTCCCTCTCGGCCAAGATCGACCGAAAGGGCTACACACCAG GCGAGGTGATCCTGGTCTTCGCCGAGATCGACAACGGCTCCACCCGCCCGGTGCTGCCTCGGGCAGCGGTGGTGCAGACACAGACCTTCATGGCCCGAGGTGCCCGCAAGCAGAAGCGAGCAGTGGTGGCCAGTCTCTCGGGCGAGCCGGTGGGCCCCGGGCGGCGGGCGCTGTGGCAGGGCCGGGCGCTGCGGATCCCCCCCGTGGGTCCTTCCATCCTGCACTGCCGGGTGCTTCACGTGGACTATTCCCTCAAG GTCTGCGTGGACATCCCTGGTACATCCAAGTTGCTCCTGGAGCTGCCGCTGGTCATCGGCACCATCCCCCTGCACCCTTTCGGCAGCCGCTCGTCCAGCGTGGGCAGCCATGCCAGCCTCCTGCTGGACTGGGGGCTTGGGGCCCTGCCAGAGCGGCCTGAGG CTCCTCCCGAGTACTCAGAGGTGGTGGCAGATGGAGGGGTGGTGGCCATGGGGCAGAGCCCCTTTCCACCGCTGCAAGACATCGACAGCAATTTCGAAGGCCCCTTCCTCGCCTACATCCAGGAGTTCCGctaccgccccccacccctgtacTCCGAG gaggATCCAAATCCACCCTCCGAGGCCATGAGGCCACGCTGCATGACCTGCTGA